A single window of Vigna unguiculata cultivar IT97K-499-35 chromosome 1, ASM411807v1, whole genome shotgun sequence DNA harbors:
- the LOC114176566 gene encoding PSME3-interacting protein translates to MEETKDPPIRIMKFVSEEQLVEAKRTRGERVEDGTAQRDRPLYDILKENKDKKDAEFNERFKHRPPKALDEDETEFLDNYEATRREYERQVADEEAQQIRSFQAAVAAQSNIVHEIKENNPLPVVQEQKSAVKKNPVSRPLGMIIKVKPQAKKARLDEENTEEISKAGNTPPNDKSKSLEPVQALNSEANKSREVALTGLVSYSDESDDDL, encoded by the exons ATGGAAGAAACCAAGGATCCTCCTATCAGGATTATGAAATTTGTCTCTGAAGAGCAA TTGGTTGAAGCGAAAAGAACAAGGGGTGAACGAGTTGAGGACGGCACTGCCCAGAGAGATAGACCTCTCTACGAT ATTCTGAAGGAGAACAAGGATAAAAAGGATGCAGAATTCAATGAAAGGTTCAAGCACA GACCACCTAAAGCTTTAGACGAAGATGAAACTGAGTTTCTCGATAATTATGAAGCA ACAAGACGAGAATATGAACGGCAAGTGGCAGATGAGGAAGCCCAACAAATCCGAAGCTTTCAG GCAGCAGTGGCAGCACAGTCCAACATTGTGCATGAAATTAAGGAAAACAACCCTTTACCTGTCGTCCAG GAACAAAAATCTGCTGTAAAGAAGAATCCAGTCTCTCGTCCATTAGGCATGATTATAAAAGTCAAACCCCAAGCTAAAAAAGCCAGATTGGATGAAGAAAATACTGAGGAAATTTCAAAAGCAGGAAACACTCCTCCGAATGATAAGAGTAAGTCTTTGGAACCAGTACAGGCATTGAATAGCGAAGCTAACAAGTCGCGTGAAGTTGCCCTAACTGGCCTTGTTTCATACAGTGACGAAAGTGACGACGACCTGTAA
- the LOC114164413 gene encoding ABC transporter B family member 11: MSDMMRQGNDVLHDEELKHDETTAPESTTNGEKKEKRQQKAKAERVPYHRLFLFADSTDIILMVVGTIGAIGNGLGMPLMAFLFGELIDSFGNNQFSPNVVKQVSKVCLRFVYLGIGTGVAAFLQVTCWTVTGERQATRIRGLYLKAILRQDIAFFDKETNTGEVIGRMSGDTVLIQDAMGEKVGRFLQLVATFFGGFVIAFIKGWLLTVVMLSVVPLVAAAAAAMALIIGMMASRGQNAYAKASQVVEETIGSIRTVASFTGEKQAVSTYKKFLADAYKSGVHEGLVGGIGFAMVLFVMFCGYGLSVWFGAKMIMERGYGAGAVVNVFVAVLNASMSLGQASPSMNAFAEGQAAAYKMFQTIERKPEIDAYDTNGKRLEDIHGEIHLRDVYFSYPARPEELIFNGFSLHIASGTTAALVGQSGSGKSTVISLIERFYDPQAGEVLIDGTNVKEFELRWIRGKIGLVSQEPVLFASSIKDNIAYGKDGATVEEIRGAAELANAAKFIDKLPRGLDTMVGENGTQLSGGQKQRIAIARAILKDPRILLLDEATSALDAESERIVQEALDRIMVNRTTVIVAHRLRTVRNADMIAVIHRGKMVEQGRHEELTKDPEGAYSQLIRLQEGNQAPEETRDSHNKRELSSESFKKLSQRLSFRRSGSSVGNSSRHSFSVSFGLPTAISIPDPGLENSQPQEKSPEISLWRLASLNKSEIPVLLIGCVAAVANGVIYPIFGVLLSRIIKTFFKPFPEMKTDSQFWALMFVSLGIASLIAIPARSYFFSVAGTKLIRRIRLICFEKVINMEVGWFDEPEHSSGAIGARLSADAASVRALVGDALGLLVQNIATALTGVIIAFVASWQLAFIVLVLVPLIGMNGYIQMKFMKGSSTDAKMMYEEASQVANDAVGSIRTVASFCAEEKVMELYRQKCEGPMKTGIRQGLISGTSFGLSFFLLFSVYATNFYAGARLVEAGKASFTDVFLVFFALTMSSVGISQSSSLAPDSNKAKIATASIFGIIDRKSKIDPSDEVGSTLDNVKGEIQIRHVSFRYPSRPDIQIFRDLNLTIHSGKTLAIVGESGSGKSTVIALLQRFYDPDSGQITIDGVEIQNLKLRWLRQQMGLVSQEPVLFNDTIRANVAYGKEGNANEAEVITAAKLANAHGFISGLQQGYDTVVGERGIQLSGGQKQRVAIARAMIKSPKIVLLDEATSALDAESERVVQDALDKVMVSRTTVVVAHRLSTIKNADVIAVVKNGIIVEKGRHETLVNIKDGFYASLVQLHTSSTTP; encoded by the exons ATGTCTGATATGATGAGGCAGGGGAATGATGTCCTGCATGATGAAGAGCTTAAACATGATGAGACAACGGCACCAGAGAGCACCACAAACggggaaaagaaagaaaagagacaACAAAAGGCAAAGGCTGAAAGGGTTCCATATCACAGGCTGTTCTTATTTGCAGACTCCACTGACATCATTTTGATGGTTGTTGGCACCATTGGAGCCATTGGAAATGGCCTTGGGATGCCTCTCATGGCATTTCTTTTCGGGGAACTCATTGATAGTTTTGGCAATAACCAGTTTAGCCCCAACGTTGTCAAACAAGTTTCCAAG GTTTGCTTGAGATTTGTGTACTTAGGAATAGGTACCGGCGTGGCTGCTTTCCTCC AGGTGACTTGCTGGACGGTCACAGGGGAAAGACAGGCTACAAGAATAAGGGGCTTGTATTTGAAAGCTATACTAAGACAGGATATTGCTTTCTTTGATAAGGAAACTAACACTGGAGAGGTGATAGGGAGAATGTCAGGTGACACTGTTCTCATACAAGATGCTATGGGTGAGAAG GTTGGGAGATTTCTGCAGCTAGTAGCAACCTTTTTTGGGGGCTTTGTGATTGCATTTATCAAAGGGTGGCTTCTAACTGTTGTCATGTTATCCGTTGTTCCGCTTGTTGCTGCTGCTGCCGCTGCTATGGCCCTTATCATAGGAATGATGGCAAGCAGAGGCCAAAACGCGTATGCGAAAGCTTCACAAGTAGTTGAAGAAACAATAGGTTCAATAAGAACT GTTGCATCCTTTACAGGGGAAAAGCAAGCAGTGTCCACTTACAAGAAATTTCTTGCAGATGCTTATAAATCAGGAGTTCATGAAGGTTTAGTAGGTGGAATAGGTTTTGCCATGGTTTTGTTCGTTATGTTCTGTGGTTATGGCTTGTCTGTATGGTTTGGCGCAAAAATGATAATGGAAAGAGGATATGGTGCGGGTGCGGTGGTTAATGTGTTTGTTGCTGTGTTAAATGCTTCCAT GTCTCTGGGTCAGGCATCTCCTTCTATGAATGCTTTTGCTGAAGGTCAAGCAGCAGCTTATAAAATGTTTCAGACAATAGAGAGAAAGCCAGAGATAGATGCTTATGACACAAATGGAAAAAGGCTAGAGGATATTCATGGTGAAATCCATTTGAGGGATGTTTATTTCAGCTATCCCGCGAGACCTGAGGAGTTGATATTCAATGGATTCTCTCTTCATATAGCTAGTGGCACCACAGCAGCTTTAGTAGGACAAAGTGGAAGTGGGAAATCTACAGTTATCAGTTTAATTGAAAGATTCTACGATCCACAGGCTGGTGAAGTTCTTATCGATGGCACTaatgtgaaagaatttgagCTCAGGTGGATCAGAGGAAAAATTGGCCTTGTCAGTCAGGAGCCAGTGTTATTTGCATCTAGCATTAAGGATAATATTGCGTATGGAAAAGATGGAGCAACAGTTGAAGAGATAAGAGGTGCAGCTGAACTTGCAAATGCTGCTAAATTCATTGACAAACTGCCACGG GGATTGGACACAATGGTTGGTGAGAATGGAACTCAATTATCCGGTGGACAGAAGCAGCGCATTGCAATTGCAAGAGCAATTCTGAAAGATCCAAGAATTTTACTTTTAGATGAAGCAACAAGTGCACTTGACGCGGAGTCAGAAAGAATAGTGCAAGAAGCTCTAGACAGAATCATGGTCAACAGAACTACTGTCATTGTCGCACATCGCCTGAGAACGGTGAGAAATGCTGATATGATTGCAGTAATTCATAGAGGGAAAATGGTTGAACAAG GAAGACACGAAGAATTAACCAAGGATCCTGAGGGAGCATACTCTCAACTTATACGTTTACAAGAAGGAAACCAGGCACCAGAAGAAACAAGAGACAGCCACAACAAGAGGGAACTTTCCTCGGAATCCTTTAAAAAGTTGAGTCAAAGGCTGTCATTTCGAAGATCAGGATCATCTGTGGGGAACAGTAGCCGCCACTCCTTTTCAGTTTCATTTGGTTTGCCTACAGCAATTAGCATCCCTGATCCAGGCCTTGAAAACTCACAGCCTCAAGAAAAATCGCCAGAAATTTCACTCTGGCGCCTTGCTTCCCTCAATAAGTCCGAGATTCCAGTGCTTCTGATTGGATGTGTAGCTGCAGTAGCAAATGGTGTTATATATCCAATATTTGGCGTGTTGCTCTCCAGAATtatcaaaacattttttaagcCTTTTCCTGAGATGAAAACGGATTCCCAGTTTTGGGCACTCATGTTTGTGAGCCTTGGAATTGCATCTTTAATAGCAATTCCAGCCAGAAGTTACTTTTTCTCTGTGGCTGGTACTAAGTTAATCCGACGAATCAGGCTCATTTGTTTTGAGAAGGTGATCAACATGGAAGTTGGGTGGTTTGATGAGCCTGAGCACTCTAGTGGTGCAATTGGTGCAAGGCTCTCAGCAGATGCTGCATCAGTGCGCGCCCTTGTTGGTGATGCTCTAGGACTATTGGTTCAAAATATAGCCACAGCATTGACAGGTGTGATCATTGCTTTTGTTGCGAGCTGGCAATTAGCGTttattgttcttgttttggttcCCCTTATTGGAATGAATGGCTATATCCaaatgaaattcatgaaggGATCCAGCACAGATGCAAAG ATGATGTATGAGGAAGCAAGCCAAGTTGCTAATGATGCAGTTGGAAGCATAAGAACAGTAGCTTCTTTCTGTGCAGAGGAGAAAGTTATGGAACTATACAGGCAAAAATGTGAAGGTCCCATGAAAACAGGGATTCGACAAGGCTTGATAAGTGGAACAAGTTTTGgtctttcatttttcttgctCTTCAGTGTCTATGCAACCAATTTCTATGCTGGAGCCAGACTTGTGGAAGCTGGCAAGGCATCATTCACAGATGTTTTTCTG GTTTTCTTTGCTTTAACTATGTCATCGGTTGGAATTTCCCAATCAAGCTCCCTTGCTCCTGATTCTAACAAAGCCAAGATAGCAACTGCTTCCATATTTGGAATAATTGACAGGAAATCGAAGATAGACCCTAGTGATGAGGTCGGTAGCACACTGGATAATGTAAAAGGAGAAATACAGATTCGTCATGTAAGTTTTAGGTATCCATCAAGGCCAGATATACAAATTTTTCGAGACTTAAACTTGACCATCCATTCAGGCAAG ACTTTGGCTATTGTTGGTGAAAGTGGGAGTGGAAAATCCACGGTGATTGCGTTGTTACAGAGATTCTATGATCCTGATTCTGGTCAAATTACAATTGATGGGGTAGAAATTCAGAATTTAAAACTCAGGTGGTTAAGGCAGCAAATGGGACTTGTAAGCCAAGAGCCAGTTTTGTTCAATGACACCATCCGTGCCAATGTTGCATATGGAAAGGAAGGTAACGCTAATGAAGCAGAAGTCATAACCGCTGCGAAATTGGCcaatgcacatggctttattaGTGGCTTACAACAG GGTTATGATACAGTAGTGGGAGAAAGGGGAATCCAACTGTCTGGTGGGCAGAAGCAAAGGGTGGCCATTGCACGTGCTATGATTAAAAGTCCAAAGATTGTGCTACTTGATGAGGCCACAAGTGCACTAGACGCTGAGTCAGAGAGAGTTGTTCAAGATGCCTTAGATAAAGTGATGGTGAGCAGGACCACTGTGGTTGTGGCTCATCGTTTATCCACAATAAAAAATGCAGATGTGATTGCAGTGGTAAAAAATGGCATTATAGTGGAGAAAGGAAGACATGAAACGCTTGTTAACATCAAGGATGGGTTTTATGCTTCCTTGGTCCAACTTCATACAAGTTCTACAACACCATga